In the genome of Microcoleus vaginatus PCC 9802, the window TTGTAGGCTTAACCCTATCTAAAAATTCTTTGGGGGGAGTCTTAGCTTTATGTACAGCCTTTTGGTATTTGCATTATTCTCAAGGAGCTAAAACTCAGAAAGAACGCTGGATTGCTTTGGGAATGATGTTATTTTCATTTTACCTGGTGAGGGCTAATAAGTCTGGTTCTGCTCTAGTGATTACTATCATATTAATAATTGCAGTCTCCTCGCTAAATTTTCTCAAAAAGTTAAGTTTTCAGTGGGCATTTACCGCGATTATATGTTTCCTGGTTTTCAGCATAATTATGACTGTTTTTGTAGTAGACAACCTAGAGGATATTATTGTAGGTGGGTTAGGCAAAGACTTGACTCTAACTGGGCGCACCGAATTCTGGCCACAGTTAATGGATGCGGTCAACCAGCGCCCCTGGTTTGGCTACGGATACGATGGATTTTTTCAACAAGATAAGTTAGGCTCGGCTACTCCTGCTTATTTTATTTATACTCCTAATGGATTTCAACCTAAAAATCCTCACAATGGCGGTATCGGTATCTTGTTAGCCTTCGGTTGGCCGGGATTAATTTTAATGATGACTTCCTTGCTGCTCAATTTAGCTTACGCAGTTCGGTATTTGAGTCGTAGCACGCTGGAAGAAGCGGGAATACCTATTTGTTTTCTAGTGTCTATTATTATAAGCAATATCACAGAAGGTTATATTATAGATATAGGAAATCCTTGGCTGAGTTACGCAATGTTGACGGTTCGACTTGCGATAGATAATGCTAACAATAGTTCTAACAGTAGCACCAGTAACCCTCAAAGGCGTTCTTTAGCTCGCACTGTCTATTGAAGTAACCTTTATTGGGCGGATCGTGGGTCAAGTTGTGGTATGTTGTTATTAGGATCAACCAGTCTAATTTTGCGAGATTGCCGACCCTGCCAGAACCGCGTTTGTGTTTTGTAAAGATTTAAAATATTCTGATGCTAGATAAGTTAACTGCGGTCAGTCAAAGGCTCGCCCCTAGTCTGCGCCAGGTACTCAGCAACATAGCTTGGCTGTTCACTGACCAAATCTTGCAGATGGGTCTAGGTCTGTTTGTAGGCCTTTGGGTAGCTCGCTATCTTGGTCCGACACAATTTGGATTGCTCAACTACGCGCTCGCCTTTGTGTCGCTGTTTAGTTCGGTAGCAACGATGGGCTTGGGTACTCTGGTAGTGCGGAATATCGCTCGCGACCCAGAATGCAAAAATGAGACCCTGGGAACTGCCTTCGGACTGCAATTTACTGGTGGCTGCATCACTTTGGTGTTAAGTGTCACCGTGATTGCGCTACTCAAGCCCAACGACACTCTGACTCGGTGGCTGGTAGGTATCATCGCAGCAGGAACTATCTTTAATGCTTTTGAGGCTATCAATTTTTGGTTCCAGTCCCAAATCCAGTCAAAATATACAGTGTTGGCTAAAAATTCTGTATGTTTTTTAGTTGCTGCAGTCAGAATTGGGTTAGTGACTATTAAAGCCCCCCTGCTTGCCTT includes:
- a CDS encoding O-antigen ligase family protein translates to MTEPVSPANMLKELILGSSSLTWMLIALLAMATLLFFQFASYKKTGLALEKSFAILYIFISPVLIQPPFNYLHFVNLKDPEGGILKQLPYFFYPWVLLILFSRVKIFSSNFIDFFAKLLIMNPFFLLYTLLPLLSTLWSLVPEDTLRAGLAFSGFTVFGCYIAAQYKWEDLSRFWRWGYTAIGLASFVMKPPGSGDFVGLTLSKNSLGGVLALCTAFWYLHYSQGAKTQKERWIALGMMLFSFYLVRANKSGSALVITIILIIAVSSLNFLKKLSFQWAFTAIICFLVFSIIMTVFVVDNLEDIIVGGLGKDLTLTGRTEFWPQLMDAVNQRPWFGYGYDGFFQQDKLGSATPAYFIYTPNGFQPKNPHNGGIGILLAFGWPGLILMMTSLLLNLAYAVRYLSRSTLEEAGIPICFLVSIIISNITEGYIIDIGNPWLSYAMLTVRLAIDNANNSSNSSTSNPQRRSLARTVY